A genomic window from Hydrogenispora ethanolica includes:
- a CDS encoding RloB domain-containing protein: MAGKSRRQPHERRQIQVYRGAYEGLQEELYLKHLKKLIHQCESRTYNVDFLFFCCGGGNPLIVAERAASATVYHAEHQMKTAIFDQDLKEGQFRQALDKCKEKEVFPAYSNLCFDLWLILHKSRFERCVNQPSQYAPIIREIYHLPAEADIKEEATILNILSQIQLTDVYQAITYAMEIIQKNSEVGEPCFTDRSVKYYRNPDLRMHQFIEKVLNDTGCNSCA; this comes from the coding sequence ATGGCCGGGAAAAGCCGCCGTCAACCGCACGAACGGCGACAAATCCAAGTCTATCGGGGAGCATATGAAGGACTTCAAGAGGAACTTTATCTAAAGCATTTAAAAAAGCTTATTCATCAGTGTGAAAGTCGGACTTATAATGTGGATTTTCTCTTTTTTTGTTGTGGCGGCGGAAATCCATTGATTGTAGCAGAAAGGGCAGCAAGCGCTACAGTTTATCATGCCGAACACCAGATGAAAACTGCTATTTTTGACCAAGACTTGAAAGAGGGGCAGTTTCGTCAAGCTCTGGATAAGTGTAAAGAAAAGGAGGTTTTCCCGGCTTATAGCAACTTGTGTTTTGACCTTTGGTTGATTTTGCATAAATCCCGATTTGAACGGTGTGTTAATCAGCCGAGTCAGTATGCGCCGATAATCCGGGAGATTTATCATTTGCCGGCAGAAGCGGATATTAAAGAAGAAGCAACAATTTTGAATATACTGTCTCAGATTCAATTAACGGATGTATATCAAGCGATAACCTATGCAATGGAAATTATCCAAAAAAACTCAGAGGTCGGAGAACCATGCTTTACGGATAGATCGGTCAAATATTATCGGAACCCGGATCTCAGGATGCATCAATTTATCGAAAAAGTATTAAATGACACGGGGTGTAATTCATGCGCTTAA
- a CDS encoding AAA family ATPase → MLLELKMKNFRSFYEETVLSMLASLQRTHEDFLIKTDGRRILPSAVIYGPNASGKTSIVMGLDFLKYVTGKGNIRKQKDNLISEMIEVFPFIHDYQKYSEPVRLEVTFLLEGVEYIYGLSLESRWESKDVRETKRLIANEYLIVDQKDVFVRDYNQVTLIKDKKTLKFYSGKTSVSLLETLESQINANLEATDLFLCGAFKSVVNNELAGKVIRWFQEKLITITDFDEAKLEVQLPEHFTNQKFILRNNVMNAMLRHADFGPQDIRLEVSRNSDSEQKTQLRSRYPIPGNPFGQGLDIKSEILESKGTIKMLEFSFPFVQALKLGSVLVVDELDASLHPDLVAAIVSVFNNPKLNTNGAQLIFNTHNPIYLNKNIFRRDQILFVAKDRDTYESELYSLADFKTYGEKAVRDDERFMKNYLAGKYGAIPFVDFEAAVHQALHGKEGES, encoded by the coding sequence ATGTTATTGGAACTTAAAATGAAAAACTTTCGCTCTTTTTATGAGGAAACCGTGCTATCCATGTTGGCTTCACTGCAAAGAACACACGAAGACTTCTTAATTAAGACTGATGGACGACGAATTTTGCCGTCTGCGGTCATTTATGGGCCGAACGCCAGCGGTAAAACAAGCATTGTGATGGGACTGGATTTTCTAAAATATGTCACTGGAAAAGGGAACATCCGAAAACAAAAAGACAATTTAATCTCCGAGATGATAGAGGTATTTCCGTTTATTCATGATTATCAAAAATATTCGGAACCGGTCAGACTTGAAGTGACTTTTTTGTTAGAAGGGGTAGAGTATATCTACGGGTTAAGTCTTGAATCGCGTTGGGAAAGCAAAGATGTTCGGGAAACGAAAAGATTAATTGCCAATGAGTATTTAATCGTTGATCAAAAAGACGTTTTTGTAAGGGATTATAACCAAGTTACCCTCATAAAAGATAAAAAGACATTAAAGTTTTATTCCGGGAAGACTTCTGTGAGTCTCTTGGAAACGTTGGAAAGTCAAATCAACGCCAACCTTGAAGCTACCGATTTATTTCTCTGCGGCGCTTTCAAAAGCGTGGTGAATAATGAATTAGCCGGCAAAGTCATCCGTTGGTTTCAGGAAAAATTAATTACGATAACCGATTTTGATGAAGCCAAGTTAGAGGTGCAATTGCCGGAGCATTTTACCAATCAAAAATTTATTCTCCGCAATAACGTCATGAATGCAATGTTGCGCCATGCCGATTTCGGGCCGCAAGACATCCGGCTGGAAGTGAGTCGTAATTCGGATTCGGAACAGAAAACCCAACTGCGGTCCCGTTATCCAATCCCGGGGAACCCTTTTGGCCAAGGTTTGGATATTAAATCTGAAATTTTAGAATCCAAAGGGACTATCAAAATGCTGGAGTTTTCATTCCCCTTTGTTCAAGCTTTAAAACTAGGATCCGTGTTGGTCGTCGATGAATTGGATGCATCGTTGCATCCGGATTTGGTGGCGGCGATTGTCAGTGTGTTCAATAATCCAAAGCTCAATACCAACGGAGCCCAGTTGATTTTTAATACCCATAACCCGATTTATTTAAATAAAAATATATTTCGCCGCGATCAAATCTTGTTTGTGGCGAAAGACCGGGACACCTACGAAAGTGAATTATATTCGTTGGCCGATTTTAAGACTTACGGGGAAAAAGCTGTGCGGGATGATGAACGATTCATGAAAAATTACCTCGCCGGGAAGTATGGCGCGATCCCGTTTGTTGATTTTGAAGCCGCTGTTCACCAGGCTTTACACGGTAAAGAAGGTGAATCCTAA